In Brevibacillus brevis, a genomic segment contains:
- a CDS encoding OFA family MFS transporter: MEQPVKNRWLIALAAVGIHLSIGSVYAWSVFTNPITKQYGWELPDVQFTFSIAILFLGLSAAFLGHYVEKHGPRKAGILSSIFFGVGIVGSGLAMNLGSLPLLYLCYGVLGGIGLGVGYITPVSTLVKWFPDRRGLATGLAIMGFGFASMIASPIMNSLINSVGIANTFYILGIIYFVVMFASAQYLSPPPQGWVPAGFSADAAEGTKQIKKDLCQLTANEAVKTRRFYLLWLMLFINVTCGIAVISVASPMAQEMVGMSVGTAALMVGLNGLFNGGGRIGWASFSDYIGRPNTYTAFFAIQMVLFFLLPNLTSPILFMLAMFVIMTCYGGGFASIPAYIGDLFGTKQLGAIHGYILTAWAAAGLAGPIFAAWVRKATQSYTGTMSIFAAMFVVALVISLLIRLDIKKLREEAKRRENSVELAS; this comes from the coding sequence ATGGAGCAACCTGTAAAAAACCGCTGGCTCATAGCGCTGGCGGCGGTGGGGATTCACCTCTCGATCGGTTCTGTTTACGCCTGGAGTGTGTTTACCAACCCGATCACCAAGCAATACGGCTGGGAGCTGCCCGACGTTCAGTTCACGTTTAGCATCGCCATCCTGTTTTTGGGCCTGTCTGCCGCTTTTCTCGGTCACTATGTGGAAAAGCACGGTCCCCGCAAAGCAGGGATCCTGTCCTCCATCTTTTTTGGAGTCGGCATCGTCGGTTCTGGCCTGGCGATGAATCTCGGCAGTCTGCCCCTCCTCTATCTCTGCTATGGCGTGCTGGGAGGAATCGGACTGGGAGTCGGCTACATCACCCCTGTTTCCACGCTGGTCAAATGGTTTCCGGACCGCCGCGGTTTGGCTACGGGTCTGGCCATCATGGGCTTCGGCTTCGCTTCGATGATCGCAAGTCCGATCATGAACAGCCTGATCAACAGCGTCGGGATTGCGAATACGTTCTACATTTTGGGTATCATCTACTTCGTCGTCATGTTCGCCTCCGCCCAATACCTGTCCCCGCCGCCACAAGGCTGGGTGCCGGCCGGCTTCTCCGCCGACGCGGCTGAAGGCACGAAGCAAATCAAGAAGGATCTGTGCCAGCTGACTGCCAACGAAGCGGTCAAGACGCGCCGCTTTTACCTGCTCTGGCTCATGCTGTTCATCAACGTCACGTGCGGCATTGCCGTCATTTCCGTCGCCTCTCCGATGGCTCAGGAAATGGTGGGGATGTCGGTCGGCACCGCGGCACTGATGGTCGGTCTCAACGGCCTGTTCAACGGCGGCGGCCGCATCGGCTGGGCCTCCTTCTCGGATTACATCGGACGTCCAAACACGTACACCGCGTTTTTCGCCATCCAGATGGTGCTGTTCTTCCTGCTGCCAAACCTGACGAGTCCGATTCTGTTCATGCTGGCGATGTTCGTCATCATGACGTGCTACGGCGGAGGCTTCGCGTCCATTCCCGCTTACATCGGCGACCTGTTCGGCACGAAGCAGCTGGGAGCGATCCACGGCTACATCCTGACGGCATGGGCGGCAGCCGGTCTGGCTGGTCCGATCTTCGCCGCCTGGGTGCGCAAGGCCACTCAGAGCTATACCGGGACCATGAGCATCTTCGCCGCGATGTTCGTCGTCGCCCTCGTCATCTCGCTGCTCATTCGCCTGGATATCAAAAAATTGCGAGAAGAGGCAAAACGGAGAGAAAACTCTGTTGAATTGGCTAGCTGA
- a CDS encoding DUF2294 domain-containing protein codes for MNKFEAEFSNLVRAFRKRHMGKGPSKINTTFCKNWAICEMEGNLSPVEKFIATSEEGKQTLRAARTEMVKEMYRKNRPVDMEAFLGANLVDLFVDIDIERDFGMSIFVFDQDIEKKWKNEP; via the coding sequence ATGAATAAGTTCGAAGCAGAATTCAGCAATTTGGTCAGGGCTTTCCGCAAACGCCACATGGGCAAGGGACCGAGCAAGATCAACACCACGTTTTGCAAGAACTGGGCGATCTGTGAAATGGAAGGCAACCTTTCGCCGGTGGAAAAGTTCATCGCCACATCTGAAGAAGGAAAGCAGACATTGCGAGCTGCACGGACCGAAATGGTGAAGGAGATGTACCGAAAAAACAGGCCGGTAGATATGGAAGCCTTTTTGGGCGCCAATCTCGTCGATTTGTTCGTCGATATCGACATCGAGCGCGATTTCGGGATGTCCATCTTTGTATTCGATCAAGACATCGAGAAAAAATGGAAAAACGAGCCGTAA